The nucleotide window CTCGACGCCGTGCCACCAGTCGATCGCGTGCTGGATCGCGTTCGGCTCCGGCCGCGAGGAGTGGCCCGACTCGCTCGTGTTCACGTACGTCCCCTCCAGCAGGCCGCGGTAGCCGAGGGTGATCCCCCGCCAGCCCGACGGCTCGCCGTTGATCACCGCCTCGGGGGCGTCGCGGTCGGCGATGAGGGCGCGCGCGCCGCCGGAGTCGACCTCCTCGCGGACGACGCCCGCGAAGGAGACGCCGGTCTTCACCGCCGCGACCGCCATCGCGACCAGCGGTCCCGTCGCGTCGACCGCGCCGCGACCCCACAGCACGGGGTCGCCGGGGCTGCCGACGCGCACGTCCGACGGCTCCGGCAGTTCGCCCTCCGGCGGTGCCGGCCGCACCTCGACCGGGATGTCGCCCGGCACGGTGTCGACGTGCGAGGTCAGGAGGACGGCGTCGTCCGCCGGCGCGCGGACGTTCCCGACCTCGTCGATCCACGCCTCCCGGCCGTTCGCCTCGAAGAAGTCGACGAGCCGCTCGGCCGTCCGCTCCTCCTCGCCCGACGGTGAGGGGATGGAGACCATGTCGTACAGCAGTTTCCGGGCTGCCGTGTCGCAGGGCGCGGGGTAGCCGCCGCCGGCGACGACGTCGGCCCCGCCCTCGGCGTCCGCTTCGGTCTCCCGCTCTTTGCCGGCCGCCATCAGCCGATCACCTCCGCTATCGCGTCGACCACGCGGTCGGCGTGCTCGCGTTCGACCGTCAGCGGCGGCAGCAGCCGCAGGACGGTCCGCCCAGCGGGCAGCGCGAGGATCCGGTGGTCGATGGCGAGGTCGCGCAGCAGGCGGTTGGAGCCGCGCCGCACCTCGATCCCGACCATCAGCCCGTCGCCGCGCACGTCGCGGACGTCGTCGCCGAGGCGGTCGCGGAGTTCGCCGCGGAGGTAGTCGCCGATCTCCTCGGCGTGCGCCGGCAGCTCCTCGCGCTCGATCACGTCGAGGGTCGCGCCCGCGGCCGCGGAGACGACCGGGCCGCCGGAGAACGTCGAGCCGTGGTCGCCGGCGTCGGCGGCGATCCAGTCGCGACACAGCGTCGCGCCGATCGGGAGCCCGCTGCCGAGCCCCTTCGCCGTCGTCAGCACGTCCGGCACCACGTCGTGGCGGTCGGCCGCCCACATCGACCCGGTGCGGCCCAGTCCCGTCTGGATCTCGTCTACGATCATCGCGGCCCCCGACGTGGCGGTCGCGACCCGGACCGCCTGAAGGTACTCGGTCGAGACGGGGTTGATCCCGCCCTCGCCCTGAAGCGGTTCGAGGATGACGGCGGCGGTCTCCTCGTCGACCGCCTCGCGCATCGCCTCGGCGTCGCCGTACTCGACGAACTCCACGCCGCCGGCGAGGGGACCGAACCCCTCCTTGTACTTCTCCTTCCAGGTGGTCGCGAGGGTCCCCATCGTCCGCCCGTGGAACCCCTGCGTGGTGGCGATTATCTTCTCGCGGCCGGTCGCGTGCCGGGCGAACTTCAGCGCGGCCTCGTTGGCCTCCGTGCCGGAGTTACAGAGCCAGACGTTGTCGACGTCGACCGGAGCGACCTCGGCGAGGCGCTCGTACAGCGCCGTCCGCGCCGCGTGCGGGTACGACGCCTGGACGTACATCAGGTCCTCCAGCTGGCTCGTCGCGGCGTCGACGACCTCCGGGTGGCAGTGCCCGACCGGCGTACAGGCGTAGCTCGCGCCGAAGTCGAGGTACTCCGTCCCGTTCGCGTCGGTGAGGTACACGCTGTCGCCGGAGGCGA belongs to Halorubrum sp. DM2 and includes:
- a CDS encoding [LysW]-lysine hydrolase codes for the protein MAAGKERETEADAEGGADVVAGGGYPAPCDTAARKLLYDMVSIPSPSGEEERTAERLVDFFEANGREAWIDEVGNVRAPADDAVLLTSHVDTVPGDIPVEVRPAPPEGELPEPSDVRVGSPGDPVLWGRGAVDATGPLVAMAVAAVKTGVSFAGVVREEVDSGGARALIADRDAPEAVINGEPSGWRGITLGYRGLLEGTYVNTSESGHSSRPEPNAIQHAIDWWHGVEETFTPDDAETAVFDQVTTKPISIDGGLSDDGLAVETTMDVQLRVPPSRPVDEIHELAEAELATGSVQWGEPMPPVMESPRTDLARAFRVAIRSAGGDVRLLRKTGTSDMNLFAAAWDCPMVTYGPGNSDLDHAPDERLPLPDLDRAVRVLTDVCRERL
- a CDS encoding aspartate aminotransferase family protein; this encodes MSGFVFSEKPIEIASGDSVYLTDANGTEYLDFGASYACTPVGHCHPEVVDAATSQLEDLMYVQASYPHAARTALYERLAEVAPVDVDNVWLCNSGTEANEAALKFARHATGREKIIATTQGFHGRTMGTLATTWKEKYKEGFGPLAGGVEFVEYGDAEAMREAVDEETAAVILEPLQGEGGINPVSTEYLQAVRVATATSGAAMIVDEIQTGLGRTGSMWAADRHDVVPDVLTTAKGLGSGLPIGATLCRDWIAADAGDHGSTFSGGPVVSAAAGATLDVIEREELPAHAEEIGDYLRGELRDRLGDDVRDVRGDGLMVGIEVRRGSNRLLRDLAIDHRILALPAGRTVLRLLPPLTVEREHADRVVDAIAEVIG